One part of the Carassius gibelio isolate Cgi1373 ecotype wild population from Czech Republic chromosome B6, carGib1.2-hapl.c, whole genome shotgun sequence genome encodes these proteins:
- the si:dkey-197j19.6 gene encoding uncharacterized protein si:dkey-197j19.6 translates to MSQMLSAFLSTRENGLLFSLIRHDCSVLACGIVQLVMAAPPQKKEWKSLSSGVLCLVQDKSVHSTFMRSYSLKKAKLQWEQELYTPFEYTETCPYFHTFPGDECQIGINFADEDEAKQFYIAVQKQISDNKASSGLTRRYSVGSVSDWKEKLDSCLRGNELHKRLSLRSSPRVPQHLDSDAALPESKPTVASTKSIQSHDSPKTLSGVNEESVLLAQRKGPLPPIPIHARIAKLKLNCNVSEQNFDSTIPVPSWVPSPPFYQAPAVPPSSVIKDPYSAGMKHSFHYNAGIKEETGYDDCL, encoded by the exons ATGTCACAAATGTTGAGTGCATTCCTGTCGACTCGTGAGAATGGGCTTCTCTTCAGTTTAATAAGACATGACTGCAGT GTTTTAGCATGTGGTATTGTCCAGCTGGTAATGGCAGCCCCTCCAcagaaaaaggaatggaaaagtCTCAGTTCTGGAGTACTCTGTCTGGTGCAAGATAAATCTGTGCACTCAACATTCATGAGATCCTACAGTCTTAAG AAAGCCAAGCTGCAATGGGAACAGGAGCTGTATACACCATTTGAATACACAGAAACTTGTCCTTATTTCCATACCTTCCCTGGTGAT GAGTGTCAGATAGGAATAAACTTTGCGGATGAAGATGAGGCCAAGCAGTTCTACATTGCTGTGCAGAAGCAGATCAGTGATAACAAAG CATCTTCGGGACTTACACGCAGATACAGTGTGGGCAGTGTTTCTGACTGGAAAGAAAAACTGGACAGTTGTCTTAGAGGAAATGAACTGCACAAGAG GCTTTCACTCAGAAGTTCACCCAGAGTTCCACAGCATCTTGATTCAGACGCAGCACTTCCAGAGAGCAAACCCACAGTTGCTAGCACAAAGTCCATCCAATCACATGACTCCCCAAAGACTCTGTCTGGTGTTAATGAAGAGTCTGTGTTGCTCGCCCAGAGGAAAGGGCCACTACCACCTATTCCCATTCATGCCAGGATAGCCAAGTTGAAGTTGAATTGCAATGTTAGTGAGCAAAACTTTGACTCCACTATTCCCGTTCCATCATGGGTGCCATCCCCTCCATTTTACCAGGCCCCTGCAGTCCCTCCAAGTTCAGTT ATTAAAGATCCCTACTCTGCTGGAATGAAGCACAGTTTTCATTATAATG CTGGCATCAAGGAGGAAACTGGCTATGATGACTGCCTTTAA
- the chchd4b gene encoding coiled-coil-helix-coiled-coil-helix domain containing 4b isoform X2 — MTTVNEEGKDRVIFVTKEEHEIPSTVKLDEENANEDHEEKGLILPSGEINWDCPCLGGMASGVCGEQFKTAFTCFHFSQEEVKGSDCLEQFSSMQECFRLHPELFPQEDDLQSANPESNAEQKDSSSISDFSTSKESDPLPTDMNNMPSQLPVAS, encoded by the exons ATGACTACAGTCAACGAGGAAG GGAAGGACCGAGTCATATTTGTCACCAAGGAAGAACATGAAATTCCTAGCACTGTGAAACTGGATGAGGAGAATGCAAATGAGGACCATGAAGAAAAAG GTCTCATCTTGCCAAGCGGTGAGATAAATTGGGACTGTCCGTGTTTGGGGGGGATGGCAAGTGGAGTGTGTGGCGAGCAGTTTAAGACTGCATTCACCTGCTTCCACTTTAGTCAAGAAGAGGTGAAGGGTTCAGACTGTCTGGAGCAGTTCAGCAGCATGCAGGAGTGTTTTCGGCTTCATCCTGAACTCTTCCCTCAGGAAGATGATCTTCAAAGTGCCAATCCCGAATCAAACGCCGAACAAAAAGACTCCTCTTCCATCTCTGACTTCAGCACAAGCAAAGAGTCTGACCCTCTGCCCACTGACATGAACAATATGCCTTCACAGCTGCCCGTAGCTAGTTAA
- the sec61a1 gene encoding protein transport protein Sec61 subunit alpha-like 1 produces MGIKFLEVIKPFCVVLPEIQKPERKIQFREKVLWTAITLFIFLVCCQIPLFGIMSSDSADPFYWMRVILASNRGTLMELGISPIVTSGLIMQLLAGAKIIEVGDTPKDRALFNGAQKLFGMIITIGQAIVYVMTGMYGDPSEMGAGICLLIIIQLFVAGMIVLLLDELLQKGYGLGSGISLFIATNICETIVWKAFSPTTVNTGRGTEFEGAIIALFHLLATRTDKVRALREAFYRQNLPNLMNLISTVFVFAVVIYFQGFRVDLPIKSARYRGQYNTYPIKLFYTSNIPIILQSALVSNLYVISQMLSTRFSGNFLVNLLGTWSDATSGGPARAYPVGGLCYYLSPPESFGSVLDDPVHAVIYIVFMLGSCAFFSKTWIEVSGSSAKDVAKQLKEQQMVMRGHRETSMVHELNRYIPTAAAFGGLCIGGLSVMADFLGAIGSGTGILLAVTIIYQYFEIFVKEQSEIGSMGALLF; encoded by the exons ATGGGGA TTAAGTTCTTAGAGGTTATAAAACCGTTCTGTGTGGTTTTGCCAGAAATCCAGAAACCAGAAAGAAAG ATCCAGTTCAGAGAAAAAGTGCTATGGACTGCCATCACATTGTTCATCTTTCTTGTTTGCTGTCAG ATCCCACTGTTTGGGATCATGTCTTCAGACTCCGCAGATCCATTCTACTGGATGAGAGTCATCTTGGCATCCAACAGAG GTACTCTGATGGAGTTGGGTATCTCTCCCATTGTGACCTCTGGTCTGATCATGCAGCTGCTGGCTGGAGCTAAAATCATTGAGGTTGGAGACACACCAAAAGACAGAGCGCTTTTCAATGGAGCCcagaaat tgttTGGTATGATCATCACCATTGGCCAGGCTATTGTCTACGTCATGACTGGAATGTATGGTGACCCTTCAGAGATGGGTGCTGGCATCTGTCTGCTGATCATCATTCAG TTGTTTGTGGCCGGTATGATCGTGTTGCTGCTGGATGAGTTGTTGCAGAAGGGTTACGGATTGGGCTCTGGTATCTCTCTCTTCATCGCCACCAACATCTGTGAGACAATCGTATGGAAGGCGTTCAGCCCAACCACAGTCAACACAGGCAGAG GTACTGAGTTTGAGGGAGCCATTATTGCTCTGTTCCACCTGTTGGCCACTCGTACCGATAAAGTGCGAGCACTGAGAGAGGCCTTCTACAGACAGAACCTGCCCAATCTCATGAACCTCATCTCTACAGTCTTCGTCTTTGCTGTGGTCATATACTTccag GGCTTCAGAGTTGACCTGCCTATCAAGTCTGCACGTTACCGTGGCCAGTACAACACCTATCCCATCAAGCTGTTCTACACCTCCAACATTCCCATCATCCTGCAGTCTGCTCTGGTCTCTAACCTCTACGTCATTTCTCAGATGCTCTCCACCCGCTTCAGTGGAAATTTCCTGGTCAACCTACTGGGGACTTGGTCT gATGCCACATCTGGTGGTCCAGCCCGTGCCTACCCTGTAGGGGGTCTGTGTTACTATCTGTCTCCTCCGGAATCATTTGGTTCTGTGCTTGATGACCCAGTCCATGCAGTGATCTACATTGTATTCATGCTCGGATCCTGTGCCTTCTTTTCTAAGACCTGGATTGAAGTTTCTGGATCATCTGCCAAAGAT gTGGCCAAGCAGCTGAAAGAACAGCAGATGGTGATGAGGGGACACAGAGAGACCTCCATGGTTCATGAACTCAACAG GTACATCCCCACAGCGGCTGCATTTGGTGGACTGTGTATCGGAGGCCTTTCAGTAATGGCTGACTTCCTGGGAGCCATCGGTTCTGGAACAGGGATCCTTTTGGCTGTTACCATCATCTATCAGTACTTTGAAATATTTGTTAAGGAACAGAGTGAAATTGGCAGCATGGGAGCGCTACTCTTCTAA
- the chchd4b gene encoding coiled-coil-helix-coiled-coil-helix domain containing 4b isoform X1, whose product MNCHHLLFTGKDRVIFVTKEEHEIPSTVKLDEENANEDHEEKGLILPSGEINWDCPCLGGMASGVCGEQFKTAFTCFHFSQEEVKGSDCLEQFSSMQECFRLHPELFPQEDDLQSANPESNAEQKDSSSISDFSTSKESDPLPTDMNNMPSQLPVAS is encoded by the exons ATGAATTGCCATCATTTACTCTTTACAGGGAAGGACCGAGTCATATTTGTCACCAAGGAAGAACATGAAATTCCTAGCACTGTGAAACTGGATGAGGAGAATGCAAATGAGGACCATGAAGAAAAAG GTCTCATCTTGCCAAGCGGTGAGATAAATTGGGACTGTCCGTGTTTGGGGGGGATGGCAAGTGGAGTGTGTGGCGAGCAGTTTAAGACTGCATTCACCTGCTTCCACTTTAGTCAAGAAGAGGTGAAGGGTTCAGACTGTCTGGAGCAGTTCAGCAGCATGCAGGAGTGTTTTCGGCTTCATCCTGAACTCTTCCCTCAGGAAGATGATCTTCAAAGTGCCAATCCCGAATCAAACGCCGAACAAAAAGACTCCTCTTCCATCTCTGACTTCAGCACAAGCAAAGAGTCTGACCCTCTGCCCACTGACATGAACAATATGCCTTCACAGCTGCCCGTAGCTAGTTAA
- the uroc1 gene encoding urocanate hydratase: MSSLKEICAGLPLDPLPPNPGRDPSIPHAPVRTPNFTPAEERLALRNALRYFPPNLHVTLATEFAQELRQYGHIYMYRFCPTLRMRAYPIDQYPCRTRQAASIMLMIMNNLDPAVAQFPQELVTYGGNGQVFSNWAQFWLVFHYLSTMTEEQTLVMYSGHPLGLFPSLPSSPRCVITNGMVIPNYSSREEYEKMFALGITMYGQMTAGSYCYIGPQGIVHGTMLTVLNAGRRYLGSGDLRGRVFVTSGLGGMSGAQAKAAVIAGCVGVIAEVDEVPLKKRHEQGWLMEITSDLSHCIQRIREARKAKMALSLGYHGNIVELWECLYQEYKKTGELLVDLGSDQTSLHNPFSGGYYPVQLAFRQANQLMNTDPERFKTLVHESLRRQVAAISKLSDAGMFFWDYGNAFLLEAKRAGAEVEKKGGGATEFKYPSYVQHIMGDIFSLGFGPFRWVCTSGDPADLAETDAIATAVLEEISSSVTEQVRQQYNDNIRWIREAGKHKMVVGSQARILYSDQRGRVSIALAINQAIAKGRVSAPVVISRDHHDVSGTDSPFRETSNVYDGSAFCADMAVQNFVGDAFRGATWVALHNGGGVGWGEVINGGFGLVLDGSEDAGQRAKLMLNWDVSNGVARRCWSGNANAYETIQRTMEDQRQLRVTMPNPVEEDQILDRALQG, encoded by the exons ATGTCCAGCCTAAAGGAGATCTGTGCCGGATTACCCCTTGATCCTCTTCCTCCGAACCCTGGCAGAGACCCCAGCATACCTCATGCACCTGTCCGTACTCCAAACTTCACCCCAGCAGAAGAACGG CTGGCTTTGAGGAATGCCTTGAGATACTTTCCTCCAAATCTGCATGTGACTCTGGCTACAGAGTTTGCGCAGGAGCTCAGACAGTATGGACACATTTACATGTACCGCTTCTGTCCTACACTACGTATGAG aGCCTATCCTATTGATCAGTACCCATGTAGAACAAGGCAAGCTGCTTCCATCATGCTTATGATAATGAACAACCTGGATCCTGCTGTAGCACAG TTCCCACAAGAGCTTGTCACATACGGAGGAAACGGACAGGTGTTCAGCAACTGGGCGCAG TTCTGGTTGGTATTTCACTATCTGAGCACCATGACTGAAGAGCAGACCCTTGTGATGTATAGTGGTCATCCATTGGGTCTTTTTCCCAGCCTCCCTTCTTCTCCACGCTGTGTAATCACAAACGGCATG gTCATTCCAAACTATTCTTCCAGAGAGGAATATGAGAAGATGTTTGCTTTGGGCATTACAAT GTATGGGCAGATGACCGCTGGAAGTTACTGTTACATTGGCCCACAGGGCATCGTCCACGGCACCATG TTGACAGTGCTCAATGCAGGACGGAGATACTTGGGCTCAGGTGACCTGAGGGGTCGTGTGTTTGTGACATCTGGTCTGGGAGGCATGAGCGGAGCACAAGCAAAGGCAGCGGTCATTGCTGGCTGTGTTGGGGTCATTGCAGAG GTTGATGAAGTGCCACTAAAGAAAAGGCATGAGCAGGGCTGGCTGATGGAGATCACTAGTGACTTGAGCCACTGTATCCAACGCATCAG GGAGGCCAGAAAAGCAAAGATGGCCTTGAGTTTAGGCTACCATGGGAACATTGTGGAGCTCTG GGAGTGCCTCTACCAGGAGTATAAGAAGACAGGAGAGTTGTTGGTCGATTTGGGTTCTGACCAGACATCACTTCATAATCCGTTCAGTGGAGGATATTACCCAGTGCAACTAGCCTTCAGACAAGCCAATCAGCTCATGAACACCGACCCTGAGCGCTTCAAAACCCTTGTACATGAAAG TCTTCGCAGGCAGGTGGCTGCCATCAGTAAATTGTCGGATGCAGGGATGTTCTTCTGGGACTACGGAAATGCTTTTCTATTAGAGGCCAAGAGAGCAG GTGCGGAGGTAGAGAAGAAAGGGGGAGGGGCTACTGAGTTTAAATATCCCTCATATGTCCAACACATAATGGG AGATATTTTTTCACTGGGTTTTGGGCCATTTCGTTGGGTCTGTACCTCTGGTGACCCTGCTGACCTGGCTGAGACTGACGCAATCGCCACGGCTGTTCTAGAAGAGATAAGTTCCTCAGTAACCGAACAAGTCCGACAGCAGTACAATGACAACATCCGCTGGATCCGTGAAGCTGGGAAACACAAAATG GTTGTGGGTTCGCAGGCCCGTATACTCTATTCGGACCAGCGAGGAAGAGTATCCATCGCCTTGGCCATAAACCAAGCCATTGCTAAGGGCAGAGTCTCG GCTCCAGTAGTCATCAGTAGAGACCACCATGATGTCAGCGGGACAGACAGCCCCTTCAGGGAGACATCCAATGTTTATGATGGCTCTGCCTTCTGTGCAG ACATGGCAGTGCAGAACTTTGTTGGCGATGCATTTCGTGGTGCCACATGGGTCGCTTTGCACAATGGAGGAGGAGTTGGATG ggggGAAGTGATAAATGGTGGTTTTGGATTGGTTCTGGATGGTTCTGAAGATGCAGGGCAAAGAGCTAAACTAATGTTAAACTGGGATGTCTCTAATGGG GTGGCACGGAGATGCTGGTCTGGAAATGCTAATGCTTATGAGACAATTCAACGTACCATGGAGGACCAGCGTCAGCTGAGAGTCACAATGCCCAACCCTGTAGAGGAAGATCAAATTCTGGACCGTGCACTGCAGGGATAG